A genome region from Chryseobacterium sp. G0186 includes the following:
- a CDS encoding AAA family ATPase, whose product MTQNINKLNTVLNYVKNTFIGKNDVVDLLGICLLARENAFLYGPPGTAKSAIVRTLSKTVKDGKNFEYLLTRFTEPNEIFGPFDIRKLKEGELLTNTEGMMPEASMIFLDEIFNANSAILNSLLMALNEKVFKRGKETKRLPALMFVGASNILPEDEALNALFDRFLVRINVDYVNPELLQQVLLAGRKLENEEETEIPEIHADEIRELQNVCRTVDLKPIYEVYLNTIMSLRNTGIAISDRRAVKLQNLIAASALICGRNEAVLSDLWVLKHIWDTEEQIEILEGIINRTIEKDDNLKSHPQAMQNKTPNPEEVMRDVKILVDKWNEGMLSFEEQNVIKDKLRYLQTRCDWIRNPEQKQYIQQEIESLWQKILQTI is encoded by the coding sequence CTTAACTACGTAAAAAATACTTTTATAGGGAAGAACGATGTCGTAGATCTGTTGGGAATCTGTCTTTTGGCAAGAGAAAATGCCTTTTTGTATGGACCTCCGGGAACTGCGAAGTCAGCTATTGTAAGAACGTTGTCAAAGACGGTCAAAGATGGAAAGAATTTTGAATATTTATTAACCCGTTTTACAGAGCCAAATGAAATCTTTGGTCCATTTGATATCAGGAAATTAAAGGAGGGGGAGCTCCTTACCAATACAGAAGGGATGATGCCTGAAGCTTCCATGATTTTCCTGGATGAGATCTTCAATGCCAATTCTGCGATCCTGAATTCATTGCTGATGGCTCTGAACGAGAAGGTCTTCAAGAGAGGAAAAGAAACGAAGCGCTTACCCGCGTTGATGTTCGTAGGTGCAAGTAATATTCTTCCGGAAGATGAAGCTTTGAATGCATTATTTGACCGTTTTTTGGTAAGAATTAATGTAGATTATGTCAATCCTGAACTCTTACAACAAGTTCTTTTAGCAGGAAGGAAATTGGAAAATGAAGAAGAAACTGAGATTCCGGAAATTCATGCAGATGAAATAAGAGAACTTCAGAATGTATGCAGAACAGTAGATCTTAAACCTATCTATGAAGTATATCTGAATACCATTATGAGCTTACGGAATACAGGAATTGCCATTTCGGACCGTAGAGCGGTGAAACTTCAGAATCTTATTGCGGCCAGTGCCCTGATCTGTGGACGAAACGAAGCTGTACTTTCTGACCTTTGGGTTTTAAAACATATCTGGGATACAGAAGAGCAAATTGAAATTCTGGAAGGAATCATCAATAGAACCATCGAAAAAGATGATAACCTGAAGTCTCATCCCCAGGCAATGCAGAACAAAACTCCCAACCCTGAAGAAGTGATGAGGGATGTAAAAATCCTTGTGGATAAATGGAATGAGGGAATGTTGAGTTTTGAAGAACAAAACGTTATAAAAGATAAATTAAGGTATTTGCAGACCCGTTGCGACTGGATCAGAAATCCTGAACAGAAGCAATACATTCAGCAGGAAATTGAAAGCTTATGGCAGAAAATTCTTCAAACAATATAA